A window from Anaerobaca lacustris encodes these proteins:
- a CDS encoding RHS repeat-associated core domain-containing protein, translating into MRTTPPTIRPIKHGSHADDCLWVDHVRWQPQTLYNSTQLQDGLDTDLNVYTIGTVWNMCDWPQKSYTVSGAGTHSLMWQYIKDNRTADGSDRGWVDYLQWTPGAGGASTGWEEITYTYDPAGRRIAKDVDGVVTKYVYDGAQCIAEYDGDDVLLRKFIHGPCIDEPICMIEAAGSYAGTYYYHYDALGSVVALSDADGETVQVYEYDVYGQPGVADAGHPNPFAFTGRRFDTETGLYYYRARYYNPTIGRFLQTDPIGYQDGMNWYAYCRNNPITWIDPTGLLCVAFYDGAHPTHGNIYRKCADDKPPFDISVSMSEYAGYGYDDPGSFMVAFLAHLKEMGKDVTEVYFFSHGIDPCVDEGIDLCGFWYTLNGPTDEYPEDRSLLGFVAAVAGVVRPDDPETQDYDGTALHFRQCNAGIYAEVMAAHSGLQVTGFTGRVTHIIDNFPGYEYGEPPGPDYYGAGMRNPPDLVPDERYVVATPGQETQYYIDYVGY; encoded by the coding sequence GTGCGGACAACGCCCCCGACAATCCGGCCGATCAAACACGGCAGCCACGCCGACGACTGCCTGTGGGTCGACCACGTCCGCTGGCAGCCGCAGACGCTGTACAATTCGACCCAGTTGCAGGATGGGCTGGACACCGATTTGAACGTCTACACCATCGGGACCGTCTGGAACATGTGCGACTGGCCGCAGAAGTCGTACACCGTCAGCGGGGCCGGAACGCACTCGCTGATGTGGCAGTACATCAAGGACAATCGAACCGCGGACGGGTCCGACCGGGGGTGGGTGGACTACCTCCAGTGGACGCCGGGGGCCGGGGGCGCCTCGACGGGCTGGGAAGAGATCACCTACACCTACGACCCCGCCGGCCGGCGGATCGCCAAGGACGTCGATGGCGTGGTGACCAAGTACGTTTACGACGGCGCCCAGTGCATCGCCGAGTACGACGGCGACGACGTCCTGCTGCGCAAGTTCATCCATGGCCCGTGCATCGACGAACCCATCTGCATGATCGAGGCGGCGGGCAGTTATGCCGGGACGTACTACTACCATTACGATGCGCTCGGCTCGGTGGTGGCGCTGAGCGACGCCGACGGCGAGACGGTCCAGGTCTACGAATACGACGTCTACGGCCAGCCGGGCGTCGCCGACGCGGGCCACCCCAACCCCTTCGCCTTCACCGGCCGACGTTTCGACACCGAAACCGGACTCTACTACTACCGAGCCCGCTACTACAACCCCACCATCGGCCGTTTCCTCCAAACCGACCCCATCGGCTACCAAGACGGCATGAACTGGTACGCCTACTGCCGGAACAACCCGATCACGTGGATTGACCCAACGGGTCTGCTTTGTGTCGCGTTTTACGATGGTGCCCACCCAACCCATGGCAATATTTACAGGAAGTGTGCTGATGATAAGCCGCCATTTGATATTTCAGTCAGTATGAGTGAGTACGCAGGCTACGGATATGACGATCCGGGGTCCTTTATGGTAGCGTTCCTTGCACATCTAAAGGAAATGGGGAAGGATGTAACGGAAGTGTATTTCTTCAGCCATGGCATCGACCCATGTGTGGATGAGGGAATAGATCTCTGCGGTTTTTGGTATACTCTGAACGGGCCGACAGACGAATACCCTGAGGATCGCTCTCTGCTAGGTTTTGTTGCGGCCGTCGCAGGTGTAGTGAGACCGGATGATCCTGAGACACAGGACTATGATGGTACGGCACTTCATTTCAGGCAGTGCAATGCAGGCATATATGCAGAGGTAATGGCTGCACACTCAGGCTTACAGGTGACTGGCTTTACGGGGAGAGTCACTCATATCATCGACAATTTTCCTGGGTACGAGTACGGTGAACCACCCGGACCTGATTACTACGGAGCCGGGATGCGGAATCCACCTGACCTTGTTCCAGACGAACGATACGTTGTTGCGACTCCTGGACAGGAGACCCAGTACTATATAGATTACGTGGGTTATTAG
- a CDS encoding GGDEF domain-containing protein: MSSTAESSSRTQGRGKVLLVGDIRKAFLDAESVGRYPCDVKANLLEAIEAAAACDYDAVGVVMNGLLGQLGPVLRALRRGTKAPIVLLAQMVDEPIARRLVQSEPGVGKAADAYRVCPTTLAGFGSGLAAASGAAAWSQGDVVPPGVEKRMRYLERLATTDDLTGLKNRRYIREFARQIIERARHSAGRVTLLVFDIDNFKHYNDVYGHATGDEILRQAALLMRRCCRPHDVVGRIGGDEFAVVFWDDPHGGVSEPPSDRRHAEAEHPSEPVFVARRFQNEFGHAELNLLGPEGQGVLTISGALVRFPRDGRTVQELFERADAALLDAKRSGKNRIYLVGEPKSNIADLP, encoded by the coding sequence ATGAGTAGCACGGCCGAATCGTCATCGCGGACACAGGGACGGGGCAAGGTCCTGCTGGTCGGCGACATTCGCAAGGCGTTTCTCGACGCCGAGAGCGTGGGGCGCTACCCGTGCGATGTCAAGGCGAACCTGCTGGAGGCGATCGAGGCGGCGGCCGCGTGCGATTACGACGCCGTCGGGGTGGTGATGAACGGCCTGCTGGGCCAACTGGGTCCGGTGTTGCGGGCCCTGCGCCGGGGGACGAAGGCGCCGATCGTCCTGCTGGCGCAGATGGTGGATGAGCCGATCGCCCGCCGGCTGGTTCAGAGCGAGCCGGGCGTCGGGAAGGCGGCCGATGCGTACCGCGTCTGTCCGACGACGCTGGCCGGCTTCGGGTCGGGCCTGGCCGCGGCGTCGGGGGCAGCGGCGTGGTCGCAGGGCGACGTCGTCCCGCCGGGCGTTGAGAAGCGGATGCGGTATCTCGAACGGCTGGCCACCACCGACGACCTGACGGGACTGAAGAACCGCCGGTACATTCGCGAGTTTGCCCGGCAGATCATCGAGCGGGCCCGGCACAGCGCCGGACGCGTCACGCTGCTGGTCTTCGATATCGACAACTTCAAGCACTACAACGACGTCTACGGCCACGCGACCGGCGACGAGATCCTCCGGCAGGCGGCCCTGCTGATGCGCCGCTGCTGTCGGCCGCACGACGTGGTCGGCCGGATCGGCGGCGACGAGTTCGCCGTGGTGTTCTGGGACGACCCGCACGGCGGCGTGTCCGAGCCGCCAAGCGACAGACGCCATGCCGAGGCCGAGCACCCCAGCGAGCCGGTCTTCGTGGCCCGGCGCTTCCAGAATGAATTCGGCCACGCCGAACTGAACCTGCTGGGCCCCGAAGGGCAGGGCGTTCTGACGATCAGCGGGGCGCTGGTGCGATTCCCGCGCGACGGCCGGACCGTTCAGGAGCTTTTCGAGCGGGCCGACGCGGCTCTGCTCGATGCCAAACGCAGCGGGAAGAACCGCATTTACCTCGTGGGCGAGCCAAAAAGCAATATCGCCGACCTTCCTTAG
- a CDS encoding MgtC/SapB family protein has translation MDLLTINPLSWEALLCCFLSAFVIGLERQLQGKPVGVRTSSLICIGTYIFIAMSRDVFNEATDPSRIVGQVITGIGFLGAGVMLAKNGSVVGVTSASAIWILAAIGVVVGLGHPWLGVKMAVLTVVILVGVNLLENTFEFMQRGVHHKLTKRQNGRGAAASLPLERNSE, from the coding sequence ATGGATTTGCTCACGATCAACCCGCTCAGTTGGGAGGCGCTGCTTTGCTGCTTCCTGTCGGCCTTTGTTATCGGACTGGAGAGGCAGTTGCAGGGCAAGCCGGTCGGCGTGCGAACGAGTTCGCTGATCTGTATTGGGACCTATATCTTCATCGCCATGTCACGCGATGTGTTCAACGAGGCGACCGATCCATCCCGCATCGTCGGGCAGGTGATTACCGGAATCGGCTTCCTCGGCGCCGGGGTCATGCTGGCCAAGAATGGAAGCGTGGTGGGTGTGACGTCCGCTTCAGCGATCTGGATTCTGGCGGCGATCGGCGTGGTCGTGGGGCTGGGGCACCCGTGGCTGGGTGTCAAGATGGCTGTGCTGACGGTGGTGATTCTCGTGGGCGTGAATCTCCTGGAGAACACGTTCGAATTCATGCAACGGGGCGTCCATCACAAGCTCACCAAGCGACAGAACGGCCGGGGGGCCGCGGCATCGTTGCCATTGGAGCGAAACTCCGAATAA
- a CDS encoding DUF6057 family protein, which produces MSNRSHQSIGKPARIAAFGRLPNLVGCAGRAVFFCLFFAYLWRVVDVRLIYYAAGMVSDFPVFFRGEAFFRPFLSYPGGLAEYVGSFLAQWFTFSWGGALVVTLQAWLLAACAGAVLDAAGASGPRWVRFAFPIGLLVVCSHYAYHFVAMTAMSIALVAACVYIAIARRLHERGRHAGCAVLFAVLSLAVYYAAAGGYLLFAVACAGYELLHGRRRLGVASLASAVAVPYVVGVLIFRVSVEMAFLLASPLWSRTGFAPPRDVPSMVSSALVLVLPVALCAAGLWRLATHRGCGSEPEMKSKRTRRHGPVALVRSVRSWCGGRPVVRWVVGATMLLAATGGAAMLSYDGVRKATFQVHYFACGRMWPEVLQVARGASRSLPTMNAVNRALYHTGRLGAEMFAWPQHADALLVSGQDQDMTFWTKFDTQMDLGLVNAAHKNYTECLEVYGAHPLILERLALANLAKGNIGAARIYLGALSKTLFQGRWARDCLARLASDPTLAADERIAQWRSVCMKQDAPTIFAPAEVQLQTLLKENEHNRMAFEYLMSGYMLNRQLDKFAAHLERLDALGYGAFPRHYEEAILVYAYATRQSVFLHGRQIQPQTRQRIEQFSQTFNRHNKDRQAALRELAAGYGDSYFFFNLYGLSGVKR; this is translated from the coding sequence ATGTCGAATCGATCACACCAATCCATAGGCAAGCCGGCGCGGATCGCCGCGTTCGGGCGCCTGCCGAACCTGGTCGGCTGCGCCGGCAGGGCGGTCTTCTTCTGCCTGTTCTTCGCCTACCTGTGGCGGGTCGTCGATGTGCGTCTGATCTACTACGCCGCCGGTATGGTATCGGACTTCCCGGTGTTCTTTCGAGGCGAGGCGTTCTTTCGTCCGTTTCTGTCCTATCCGGGTGGGCTCGCTGAATATGTCGGATCGTTCCTGGCGCAGTGGTTCACCTTTTCCTGGGGCGGCGCGCTGGTCGTGACATTGCAGGCGTGGCTGCTCGCAGCCTGCGCGGGCGCCGTGCTCGATGCGGCGGGCGCCTCGGGTCCTCGCTGGGTGCGGTTTGCCTTTCCGATCGGCCTGCTGGTGGTCTGCTCGCATTACGCCTACCATTTCGTCGCCATGACGGCGATGTCGATCGCCTTGGTTGCAGCGTGTGTGTATATCGCCATTGCGAGGCGCTTGCACGAGCGAGGCAGACACGCAGGATGCGCAGTTCTGTTCGCGGTGCTCTCACTCGCCGTTTACTATGCGGCGGCGGGGGGCTACCTGCTCTTTGCCGTGGCGTGTGCGGGCTATGAGTTGTTGCATGGGCGCCGGCGGCTCGGTGTGGCTTCTCTGGCGTCGGCGGTCGCGGTCCCCTACGTCGTCGGCGTTCTGATCTTTCGCGTGAGCGTGGAGATGGCCTTTCTCCTGGCCTCGCCGCTCTGGTCGCGGACAGGCTTCGCGCCGCCGCGCGACGTTCCCAGCATGGTGAGTTCGGCATTGGTTCTGGTCCTGCCGGTCGCGCTCTGTGCGGCGGGGCTGTGGCGTCTCGCGACGCATCGTGGGTGTGGTAGCGAGCCGGAGATGAAGTCGAAGAGAACCAGACGCCATGGGCCGGTTGCTCTTGTCCGATCGGTTCGCTCGTGGTGCGGAGGCAGGCCCGTCGTGAGATGGGTGGTCGGCGCGACGATGCTGCTGGCCGCGACGGGCGGTGCCGCGATGCTGTCGTACGACGGCGTGCGAAAGGCGACGTTTCAGGTGCATTACTTCGCGTGCGGGCGGATGTGGCCTGAGGTGCTCCAGGTCGCCAGGGGGGCGTCGCGAAGCCTCCCGACGATGAACGCGGTCAACCGGGCCCTGTACCACACCGGCCGGCTCGGTGCCGAGATGTTCGCCTGGCCCCAGCATGCCGACGCGCTGCTTGTCAGCGGCCAGGACCAGGACATGACCTTCTGGACCAAATTCGACACGCAGATGGACCTCGGCCTGGTCAACGCGGCACACAAGAACTACACCGAGTGCCTGGAAGTCTATGGCGCGCACCCGCTGATCCTCGAACGCCTGGCCCTGGCGAATCTGGCCAAGGGCAACATCGGTGCCGCCCGGATCTACCTCGGGGCGTTGAGCAAGACCCTCTTTCAAGGCCGCTGGGCCAGGGACTGCTTGGCCCGTCTTGCGTCGGACCCGACTCTTGCAGCGGACGAGCGGATCGCACAGTGGCGGTCGGTCTGCATGAAACAGGATGCCCCGACGATCTTCGCTCCGGCTGAGGTGCAGCTTCAAACGCTCCTGAAGGAGAACGAACACAACCGCATGGCGTTCGAATACCTGATGTCTGGCTATATGCTGAACCGCCAACTGGACAAGTTCGCCGCCCATCTGGAGCGCCTCGATGCGCTGGGTTACGGGGCATTTCCGCGACACTACGAGGAGGCGATTCTGGTGTATGCGTATGCGACACGGCAATCGGTTTTCTTGCACGGCCGGCAGATCCAGCCGCAGACCAGGCAGAGAATCGAGCAGTTCAGCCAGACGTTCAACCGCCACAACAAGGACCGGCAGGCGGCCCTGCGTGAGCTGGCCGCCGGCTATGGCGACAGCTACTTCTTCTTCAATCTCTACGGGCTGTCGGGGGTCAAGAGATGA
- a CDS encoding TolB family protein → MKRCVLPATMIATVLMLGFMAYALHGYAADRPDSIETIPYAGRPARIHPDYSGVVAPPNIAPLNFLVQEDGRSYFVRITAERGEAIEIASRTGKVLIPERPWRRLLEANAGKSVQVEICVQADDGTWTRFEPIVNRIAAEPIDDVLVYRKLHPGAGAWGRIGIYQRDLRGFRESLVLDNRYFSNGCVNCHTFCNNRTDTMLLSTRSSEYGSSALLIQDGDVRKVGTKFTYTTWHPSGKVAAYSVNAVSQFFHSSGHEVRDVVDLDSHLAYYVVEAGVTRTAPDIAQKGRLETYPAWSPDGRYLYFCSAPLTWSQRNVIPKDYDRIKYDLMRIAYDVERDEWGPLETVLTAEETGRSILLPRISPDGRWLVFCMCDYGCFPVYRADSDLYVIDLEAAAQTGRYEYRPLAPANSDQSESWHSWSSNSRWLAFSSKRGSAPFTRTYLTYVDAEGNAHKPVLLPQKDPMFYDSCLRTYSVPELVTEPIRTTKETLARAIRSSKSISIIPPITMATPQAGTTPPQPWMTERE, encoded by the coding sequence ATGAAGAGATGCGTTCTGCCCGCAACGATGATCGCCACGGTCCTGATGCTTGGCTTCATGGCCTATGCACTGCACGGCTACGCGGCGGACCGTCCCGATTCGATCGAAACGATACCGTACGCAGGGCGGCCGGCGCGAATCCATCCCGACTACAGCGGCGTGGTCGCCCCGCCGAACATCGCGCCGTTGAACTTCCTCGTGCAGGAGGACGGCCGTAGCTATTTCGTGCGTATCACCGCCGAGCGGGGAGAGGCCATCGAGATCGCCAGCCGTACGGGCAAGGTCCTGATTCCCGAGCGACCGTGGCGCAGGCTCCTTGAGGCCAACGCAGGGAAGAGCGTCCAGGTCGAGATCTGCGTGCAGGCCGACGACGGCACGTGGACGCGATTCGAGCCGATCGTGAACCGCATCGCCGCCGAGCCGATCGACGATGTGCTGGTCTATCGAAAGCTGCACCCCGGCGCCGGGGCGTGGGGTCGCATCGGCATCTACCAGCGCGACCTGCGAGGCTTCCGTGAGTCGCTCGTATTGGACAACCGCTACTTCTCCAACGGCTGTGTCAACTGCCATACGTTCTGCAACAATCGGACCGACACGATGCTCCTGAGCACCCGCAGCAGCGAGTATGGCAGCTCTGCACTGCTGATCCAGGACGGTGACGTCCGGAAGGTCGGTACGAAGTTCACATACACCACCTGGCACCCCAGCGGCAAGGTGGCTGCCTATTCCGTCAATGCCGTCAGTCAGTTCTTCCACTCCAGCGGGCACGAGGTCCGTGACGTCGTCGATCTCGATTCGCATCTGGCGTATTACGTCGTCGAGGCCGGCGTCACGAGGACCGCTCCCGACATCGCCCAGAAAGGCCGGCTGGAGACTTATCCGGCCTGGTCGCCCGACGGCCGCTATCTCTATTTCTGCAGCGCGCCGCTGACATGGTCGCAGCGCAACGTGATTCCGAAGGACTACGACCGGATCAAGTACGATCTGATGCGGATCGCCTATGACGTCGAGCGCGACGAGTGGGGTCCGCTCGAAACCGTTCTGACGGCCGAGGAGACGGGCCGGTCGATCCTGCTGCCGCGCATCAGTCCCGATGGGCGATGGCTGGTGTTCTGCATGTGCGACTACGGGTGTTTTCCCGTCTATCGCGCCGACAGCGATCTGTACGTCATCGACCTCGAAGCGGCGGCGCAGACGGGCCGGTACGAATACCGCCCGCTCGCGCCGGCCAACAGCGACCAGAGCGAGTCGTGGCACAGTTGGTCGAGCAACAGCCGCTGGCTCGCCTTCAGCAGCAAGCGCGGCAGCGCTCCGTTCACGCGCACATACCTGACCTACGTCGACGCCGAGGGCAACGCGCACAAGCCCGTCCTGCTGCCGCAGAAAGACCCGATGTTCTACGATTCCTGCCTACGGACCTACAGCGTTCCCGAACTGGTGACCGAGCCAATCCGGACGACCAAGGAGACCCTCGCTCGCGCCATTCGAAGCTCCAAGAGCATCTCCATCATCCCGCCGATCACCATGGCCACCCCACAGGCCGGAACGACCCCGCCCCAACCCTGGATGACCGAACGCGAATAG
- a CDS encoding beta-L-arabinofuranosidase domain-containing protein, producing the protein MSRHRYTLIAILAFVVWPSTSTVNAAVWPSGREVAPLQARPFDLRDVTLLDGPFREAMRRNQRYLHDLESDRLLWYFRKTAGLATPGEPMGGWERMELRGHTMGHYLSACALMVASTGDEKLKAKADAIIVELARCQKALGSGYLSAYPEEQIDRVIALKQVWAPWYTLHKIYAGLIDMYVYCGNAQALEIAQGMARWAKGRLDPLDRAAMQEMLNHTEQGGMNETLANLYGVTGERAWLELAERFNADAYNNPLILHRDEMKGLHVNSFIPNVIGTARQYELTGAPTTRRIAEFFWRSVVHGRTYCTGGTSIDEHWRSDPYRLADQLGAHTQETCCTYNMLKLTRHLFAWEPDAAYMDYYERSLINSILATQDPSTGMMMYFVTLASGCWKYFNTPRDSFWCCTGSGLENHAKYADTIYFHNDDTLWVNLFIASELNWKGKGIIVRQQTSFPEVSATKLTFDASQPVELDLRLRVPEWATQGVTLKIDGQPQAVTAQPGSFLSIRRTWQSKTQVEMTMPMGLWLCPMPDDPNLAAVMYGPLVLAGALGEVPQDLIYTTNNWFQFPEDRIVGAPVLVTTQRDPQAWIHPVEGKPLTFRTNGVGRPNDVTLVPYHRLFDQHYAIYWRLTDEAGWQRIQAERRAREEASAREAARQAALDARKIDAVEIGVSDSEKAHQMKGENTRTGTHAGCRWRDAENGWFEYRLKVLPSRSVKLHCTYWGSDSGRVFDILVDGTKIATQKLAQNKPGEFFDVEYAIDASLIEGKESVVVRFSAHRGSTAGGLFGCATLRPNP; encoded by the coding sequence ATGTCCAGACACCGCTACACCCTCATCGCGATCCTCGCTTTCGTCGTCTGGCCTTCGACCAGCACAGTGAACGCGGCCGTCTGGCCCAGCGGGCGGGAGGTGGCGCCGTTGCAGGCGCGGCCTTTCGATTTGCGCGACGTGACGCTGCTCGACGGGCCGTTTCGCGAGGCGATGCGGCGCAACCAGAGGTATCTGCACGATCTGGAGTCGGACCGCCTGCTGTGGTACTTTCGCAAGACGGCGGGCCTGGCGACACCCGGCGAACCGATGGGTGGCTGGGAAAGGATGGAGCTGCGCGGGCACACGATGGGCCACTACCTCTCCGCTTGTGCGCTGATGGTCGCCTCCACCGGCGACGAGAAGCTCAAGGCCAAGGCCGACGCCATTATCGTCGAACTGGCCCGATGCCAGAAGGCCCTCGGCTCAGGCTACCTCAGCGCCTATCCCGAAGAGCAGATCGACCGTGTGATCGCGCTGAAGCAGGTCTGGGCGCCGTGGTACACCCTGCACAAGATCTACGCCGGGCTGATCGATATGTACGTCTACTGCGGCAACGCCCAGGCGCTGGAGATCGCCCAGGGCATGGCGCGCTGGGCCAAAGGGCGACTCGATCCGCTCGACCGCGCCGCCATGCAGGAGATGCTCAACCACACCGAGCAGGGCGGCATGAACGAGACCCTGGCCAACCTCTACGGCGTCACGGGCGAGAGGGCCTGGCTGGAGCTGGCCGAGCGGTTCAACGCCGATGCCTACAACAATCCGCTGATCCTGCATCGCGATGAGATGAAGGGCCTGCACGTCAATTCGTTCATCCCCAACGTGATCGGGACCGCTCGCCAATACGAGCTGACCGGCGCCCCGACGACCCGACGCATCGCCGAGTTCTTCTGGCGCAGCGTCGTTCACGGGCGGACCTACTGCACCGGCGGGACCTCCATCGATGAGCACTGGCGTAGCGACCCCTATCGCCTGGCCGACCAGCTCGGCGCGCACACGCAGGAGACCTGCTGCACGTACAACATGCTCAAACTGACGCGTCACCTGTTCGCATGGGAGCCGGATGCGGCGTACATGGATTACTACGAGCGGAGCCTGATCAACTCGATCCTGGCGACGCAGGACCCGAGCACCGGCATGATGATGTACTTCGTGACGCTGGCTTCCGGGTGCTGGAAGTATTTCAACACGCCGCGAGACTCGTTCTGGTGCTGCACGGGCTCGGGCCTGGAGAACCACGCCAAGTACGCCGACACGATCTACTTCCACAACGATGATACGCTCTGGGTGAATCTCTTCATCGCCAGCGAGCTGAACTGGAAGGGCAAGGGCATCATCGTTCGGCAGCAGACAAGCTTTCCCGAAGTCTCCGCGACGAAACTGACGTTCGACGCATCGCAGCCGGTCGAACTTGACCTACGCCTGCGTGTGCCCGAGTGGGCCACGCAGGGTGTGACGCTCAAGATCGATGGTCAGCCTCAGGCGGTCACCGCCCAACCCGGCTCGTTTCTGTCGATCCGACGAACCTGGCAGAGCAAGACGCAAGTGGAAATGACGATGCCGATGGGCCTGTGGCTCTGTCCCATGCCCGACGATCCGAATCTGGCGGCGGTGATGTATGGCCCGCTGGTTCTGGCCGGCGCGCTGGGCGAAGTTCCGCAAGACCTGATCTACACGACGAACAACTGGTTCCAGTTCCCCGAAGATCGCATCGTCGGGGCGCCCGTACTGGTCACGACGCAACGCGACCCCCAGGCCTGGATTCACCCCGTCGAGGGCAAGCCTCTGACGTTCCGCACGAATGGTGTGGGCCGGCCGAATGACGTGACGCTGGTGCCGTACCATCGCCTGTTCGACCAGCACTATGCGATCTATTGGCGGCTGACGGACGAAGCCGGCTGGCAGCGGATTCAGGCCGAACGAAGGGCCCGCGAAGAGGCCAGTGCCCGCGAGGCGGCGCGCCAGGCCGCGTTGGATGCGCGGAAGATCGACGCGGTTGAGATCGGCGTCTCCGATTCCGAAAAGGCGCACCAGATGAAGGGCGAGAACACGCGGACCGGGACGCACGCCGGTTGCCGCTGGCGCGACGCCGAGAACGGCTGGTTCGAGTATCGACTGAAAGTCCTGCCCAGCAGGTCGGTAAAACTGCACTGCACGTATTGGGGCAGCGACAGTGGACGCGTCTTCGATATCCTCGTCGACGGCACGAAGATCGCAACGCAGAAGCTCGCACAGAACAAGCCGGGCGAGTTCTTCGACGTCGAATACGCCATCGACGCCTCGCTGATCGAAGGCAAGGAATCCGTGGTGGTCCGCTTCTCTGCCCACCGGGGCAGCACCGCCGGCGGCCTCTTCGGTTGCGCCACGCTCAGGCCGAACCCGTGA